A genomic segment from Chitinophagaceae bacterium encodes:
- a CDS encoding restriction endonuclease, translating to MITEENFVTPWAKLSAREFDSWHSMCSYLGAFPPPLANYFIRYFTNEKELVFDPFSGRGTTALEARICNRKTVATDLNPIALALSEAKNYNLTKEEIFTRVEELEKKYDHALYQPEAMAQSDEVHLIFHPRTLAQLCYLRRKLLKSDKPVDKYLIGITLGVLHGGERANGSSGYASIDMPNTFSMSPEYVRRFVQTNQLNRFYRDVFELLREKTERLYKKHSKLGQTGVVQRADAKQLSKIEELKPFHKKVSLILTSPPYLGIVNYAKQNWIRSWFMNQNPLLIHEELDDDLNLDEWITFSKAFIQELKVFLKRDGVAVFVIGDVAKSKTSVIPLAREFCLMVKENNYFKNVWCFTDVIMDTDKTTRIWGETKGSATATDRIVILSDINPFEKFSNQKEVELLNFKFIEKSTKKFIGQ from the coding sequence ATGATAACCGAAGAAAATTTTGTGACCCCGTGGGCTAAGCTTAGTGCAAGAGAGTTTGATTCTTGGCATTCTATGTGTTCATATTTAGGAGCGTTTCCGCCACCTTTGGCTAATTACTTTATTCGTTATTTCACAAACGAAAAGGAATTAGTTTTTGACCCTTTTTCTGGAAGGGGAACTACAGCTTTAGAAGCAAGAATTTGTAATCGCAAGACCGTAGCAACTGACCTTAATCCAATTGCTTTAGCGTTAAGCGAAGCCAAAAATTATAACTTAACAAAAGAGGAAATATTTACAAGAGTTGAAGAACTTGAAAAGAAGTATGACCATGCTCTTTATCAACCAGAGGCTATGGCACAGTCAGATGAAGTTCATTTAATTTTTCATCCCCGTACTTTAGCACAACTTTGCTATTTAAGGCGTAAGCTATTAAAGTCAGACAAACCAGTTGACAAGTACCTGATTGGAATAACTCTTGGTGTATTACATGGTGGAGAAAGGGCTAATGGCAGTTCAGGGTACGCCTCGATTGATATGCCTAACACATTCAGTATGTCGCCAGAATATGTAAGGCGATTTGTTCAGACCAATCAATTAAACCGCTTTTACAGGGATGTGTTTGAGTTGTTGAGAGAAAAAACTGAAAGGCTTTACAAGAAACATTCAAAGCTTGGGCAAACAGGTGTCGTACAGAGAGCTGATGCAAAACAATTGTCAAAGATTGAGGAATTAAAACCTTTCCATAAAAAGGTAAGTTTAATTCTTACCTCGCCACCCTACTTAGGAATTGTAAACTATGCAAAACAAAACTGGATTCGTTCATGGTTTATGAACCAAAATCCACTCTTAATTCATGAAGAACTCGATGATGACTTAAATCTTGATGAATGGATTACATTTTCTAAAGCATTTATCCAAGAACTTAAGGTCTTTCTAAAAAGAGACGGTGTTGCCGTCTTTGTAATTGGAGATGTTGCAAAATCAAAAACAAGCGTAATTCCTCTTGCAAGAGAATTTTGCTTAATGGTGAAGGAGAATAATTATTTTAAAAATGTTTGGTGTTTTACCGATGTAATTATGGACACAGATAAAACAACAAGAATTTGGGGCGAAACTAAAGGAAGTGCAACGGCTACAGACAGAATTGTAATACTTTCAGACATTA